The nucleotide window TAATCGGCGGATATTCCGCTATAACCTTTCTCTGAATCATTGAACTCAAATGGAGCCCAATCACTATCACTCGCTAATGTAATGACCGGGTGGCTTTTTAAATAAGCCAACTCTTCTTCAGTGAAAAAGCTTTTACTGTCATCAAAGATAAAATCTTGAGTGTTTAATGCCTCAAATTCGGCCGGAGTGATCATCCCCAACTCTTTTGCGGTGGCAGCACTCGCTAACAGTTTAAGCGGGTCTATATTACCAATAGGCACATTTCCCGTTTGCACATATTGGCTGGTCACCTTGGCTTCCGCCAACAAGGCATCCCGAGATTTGACAACCGGGTAGTTTTCTAAAATAAAGTCAACCGTTTCTTGTTGATGGATTATCGCATACTGCCAACCTTTTATGCTCGCCTCTTTAAAAGCTTTAACCAGGCCTGGTTGTAAACTGGCTATTTTTTTTGAGGTAACCACAAAATCCCCATAACTCTGAACGCCATAAGACTTGGGGTCCAAGATATAAAACGGTACCCCCATTTGTTTTAATCTATAGGGTTCATTGGTTGCATAAGCCGCATAATAATCAACTTTACCATCAATAAAATCCTGCAGGTTGCCTGAAGAGGTGACCGTATGAATCAACTTCTTGACTTCGGGACTGGCTTTGTTCAGCAAGCTTTCCACTTGAAAGCCGCCATCATGCATAACCGTTTTTTCGGAAAGCTGGGCTAAATCGGTTACAGTTTCATGGGCCAATAACACCAAAGGGGAAAACTGAAAAGAGGCCATGATTAAAGAGAGCGGCTTGCCTTTGGCATAGTCGACAATCATAGTGCCCTTACCTACCCCAAAATCGGCACGTCCGGAAACCACTTCATCGGCAACATTTACACCTGGCTTCCAGCTGACCATGTTCACATCCAAACCCGCTTGCTGATAATACCCTTGCTTAATTGCCGCGTAAAAGCCGGCGAATTGGAATTGATGATTCCAGTTAATTTGCACCTTTACATGGGTTAACGATTGAGTTGATTTTGAAGAGGATGAAACGGTAGAAACGCTTGTAGATTGAGATTCACTAGCATGTACCGAACTAGCAAACACTAACCACCCTATGAATAAAATTATTGATAATTTCATCGAAAACAAATAGGAAGGTTTCATTCACAAGACTCATAAAAGAAATAATTGATTCAGTATAGAAAAGTTTAGCTGGAATTCATAGCTGAACAGCATAAAAAATACTTGTCTGTAAACAAGTTAAATCACGATTTTGTATATTGATTTATAAAACGCGTTCACCATGATATAAAGCTTTTGCCAAACGCATAGCAGGTGGAGTCTTATCAAAATCTTGTAGAGCAGGCCTATCTTCGAAACTGCGTTTAGCATCATAAGCCGCTTCAGAGTTTGCAAAAGCGGCAATCACCCTGCCGCCAAAAAGCACGATGTAATCGTAGCCATTGAACTCTACGATGTAATTAGAGGTATTCATTCTATTCTCCCAAATGTTTTTCAATATTCACCACAACTTTCTGACGTGGTTGACTTACCGTGTAATGTTAACTTCTATATCGGCCAAATCTAACTGAAATTAAGTTTTCAGACCGCTAAGCGATTGTTTTATATAAATACGAAACAAATTCTATGCCGAATGCATTCAATCATTTTTGACAGATTTCTGACGTTTTTAATGCCATATTTATTTACAATGACACTTTTCATGGCAAACCGAACTACAATGGTTTGGCAAGCCCTTTTAAAACCCGTAACGACAGAACCGATATGCCTGAATTACCCGAAGTGGAAACCACCCGAAAAGGGATTACCCCAAAAGCCAACCAGCAAGTCATAAAAGCGTTTATTGTACGTAACGCGAGTTTACGTTGGCCGATCGATTTAACCCTCAAACAAAAACTGCCAGGCCTGGTCATTCAGTCTATAAATAGAAGAGGCAAGTATTTATTACTCAAAACCGAACTGGGCACCCTACTTATTCATTTGGGCATGTCTGGCAACCTTAGAGTTTTGCCGGAAAATACGCCCGCTCTCAAACATGACCATGTGGACATCGTGTTAGAAAACGGTTATTTGGTTCGATTAAACGACCCACGTCGTTTCGGTTCAGTATTATGGCATTCTGCAAATGAAGGCTCTGTCGAACAACACAAACTGCTCGCCAAACTCGCGCCAGAACCTTTATCGGACGAGTTCAACGGTCAATACTTCTATGAGAAAACCCGTAATCGTAAAGTAGCGATAAAAAGCTTGGTAATGAACAGTGCGGTCGCGGTAGGAGCGGGAAACATCTACGCCAATGAATCGTTGTTCATGAGCAAAATCCACCCCCAAACCATGGCCAGTAAACTCACTGAAAAACAGTGTGAATTATTAGTTAACAACATTAAAAAAGTCCTAGAAGCCGCCATTGAACAAGGCGGAACCACTCTTAAGGATTTTATGTCGCCCGATGGCAAGCCAGGGTATTTTGTGCAAAAACTCAATGTCTATGACCAGGCAGGCAAACCCTGCCCAGTTTGCGGCACACCGATTGAGCGCATAATCCTTAATCAACGCGCCAGTTACTTTTGCCCTAAGTGTCAAAAAACTTGAACCATGTTATTCTAAACTTCATGTAGCTTGCAAACCTTAGGATTCAGCATGGATTGGTTTAAAGAAGAGTCACAACACGTTATCGACTCACTGGGGAGTAACGCCCAAAACGGCTTAGACGATGAACAAATCATCAAAGTTAGAAATCAGTTTGGGCTAAACCAAATCATTGCTCAGAAGTCTATTCCTCCTCTGTGGAGGTTTATTCTGCAATTTAAAAACCCACTACTCATCATTCTGATGTTTGGTGCGTTTTTATCTTTTATTACCTCACACTATATCGATACGATTGCCATAACCATTATCATTTTACTGAACGCCATCATCAGCTTTGTTCAAGAATATAGAGCACAAAAATCCATTGATGCACTCAGACAAATGGCCGCACCTAAAACCATTGCTTTACGTAACAAACAGTGGCAGACCATAGCCGCTAGCGAATTGGTACCGGGGGATATCGTACGCTTGGATGCCGGTAGCATTGTACCAGCCGATCTCAGACTCATTGAAACCCAACAACTTAAAATTGATGAATCCGCTTTAACCGGCGAATCTGAACCTGTTGGTAAACACACATTAGCCATTCTACAAGACAACTTACCGATAACAGACCAACTCAATATGGCGTTTATGAGTACCGCAGTTACCGAGGGTCAAGGTTTTGGTATTGTGGTTGGCACAGGGATGCAAACCGAAGTTGGTAAAATCGCTCATTTAATGCAGATTGCCAGTACCAATCTAACCCCTCTACAGCAACGCGTTCATCGCCTATCTAAAGTATTAATTCTAGCCGCATTAATCGTGGTAATGATTGTGGTTAGCATCGGTCTAATGCATGGTATGAGCTGGTCGGTATTGATGACGACAGGAATCTCTTTAGCCGTTGCCGCCACACCTGAAGGTTTAATGACCATATTAACCATTGTTTTAACCCTAGGGGCAACACGGATGATGCAAAATAAGGGCTTGGTTCGCCATCTAGCCTCCGTGGAAACCTTGGGCTCTACCTCTATTATCTGTACAGATAAAACCGGTACGCTCACACAAAATAAAATGCAAGTCACACAACTATGGACCGGCGGACTCTACTTTCACCTTGAAGGTCAAGGCTATGAACCTATTGGACAGTTCTTAGACCATAACCTCTCCCCTATTTCACATAAAGACATTCGCCACCTCGAACATATGGTGACTTTATCCGTATTGTGTAATGAAGCTGAACATATTAAAAAAGATGGTAGCCACTCCATTATTGGCTCTCCTACAGAAGGTGCTATATTGGTGGCCGCCGCAAAAACGGGCATGACAAAAGAAGCCGCTTTAGAGCAGTACACTGAAGTAGTCAATTTTCCATTTGATTCAAAACGAAAAATGATGAGTGTTATCGTTGAAGATAAACAAAATCAATACTGGTTGATTGTGAAAGGCGCTCCAGATGTAATGATTGAAAATAGTGAAGCGGTGCAGTTACATGATAGCTTAGGGGATATGTTGACTGATAAACCAAAAGTTGAAGCCGTAGTTGAAAATTTTGCCAACCAAGCTTTAAGAACTTTAGCAATCGGTTATCGAAAACTCCAACCAAGCGATTTACAACAATCCCATGAAGAACTGGAAACCAATCTGACGTTAGCAGGTATATATGGCATTATTGACCCACCACGTTCAGAAGCCATTAAAGCGATAGACGCATGCCACTCTGCAGGCATTAAAGTCGCAATGATTACCGGTGATCATGCCATTACCGCCAAAGCTATTGCGTTAAAAATGGGTATTATCACAGATGAAAATGCACGGGTACTAGAAGGAAAAACACTAAATCAAATGTCGGATGAAGCACTGTTTGAAGAGGTCGAAAACATCTCCGTGTTTGCTCGTGTCACACCTGAGCATAAATTGCGCATTGTGCAAGCACTACAAAAACACAATCATGTAGTGGCAATGACGGGTGATGGAGTTAACGATGCGCCGGCATTACGTACGGCGGACATGGGGGTTGCCATGGGGATTACCGGCACAGGGGTCTCTAAAGAGTCAGCCGACTTAATTTTATTGGACGACAACTTCACCACTATTGTTGAGGCGGTTAAAGAAGGCCGACGAATCTATGACAATATCCGTAAATTCATTCGCCAAGACTTAACCACCAATGTTGGTGAAGTATCTGCACTATTATTTGCCTTTATTTTAATTAGTGATGAACCCTTATTGACTCTTGCCCCCCTCATGATTCTATGGATTAACCTTATTAGTGATGGACTACCATCACTGGCTTTAGGTGTAGACGGAGCTGAAGACAATGTGATGAAACGTCTGCCACGCGATAAAAACGAGAGTTTCTTTGCGGGACAATTAGGTCAAACAATTTTAATTCGTGGCTTGATTATGGGAGGCGTTACCTATGGAATGTTTCTCTATGCCATTAACCTTGGGCTTGAACAACCCTACGCTCAAACTCTGGCTTTTATGACGCTGATTTTCGGGCAACTCGTTCAGGTGTTTGACAGCCGAACCATCACCAATATCTATCATCGTAATCCATTCAGTAATCGTCACCTCTTAATCGCGGTAGCCGTTTCAGGACTATTATCCATCATGATGGTTTATACACCATTTGGAAACTTACTATTAGGTACCATGCCATTAAGAGCAGAGCATTTAGGCCTGGCCTTTTTGGTGGGGGCTTTACCGGTTTTGATACTTTCGGCAATCAATGAGACTTTCAATATCAAATGGCTGTAAAAAACCTTTTAATTAAGCAAAAAAACTCAACTTACCAGGCCTGGGAGTTTTTTAAAAATTAGCATAAACAATCGGCATAATCGAAAAAATTATAGCAAGCCCTTTGGCCTAATTAAGTTGAGGGAGATCTTGTTTATCTAATTCAGAATAGAAACCGATTTAATCGCCGCCACCCAGGCCTGGTTGACTTGTAGATCCAACGTTTTCAACGAACGTTTGGTAATTTGTGCAATCAACGGCCAAGGCTCGCTTTTCACTCTTAAACGAATTAAATAGCTGTAATCGTTATGCTCCTCAATCGCCTCGATGGTCACCGGCAAGTGGTTCAACATCGAGGTTTGCTGGGGTTTTTCAGCCATTAAACTGACCTGTTTGGCAGAGATGACCACCCGCACGTTGGAACCCAACTCATTCAAACCAGAGTCGGCCAAAGCGTCACTGGCTGGTACATACAACTCTGCCTCACCCACTTTCAAACGTGCCAAACCCTCCTCTTCAAAAAGTTCCACCACTTCTGCGGATAACACCGAGCGCGGTTCCGAGCCTTGATAGAGCGGTGTATCTTCACGATTTAAAGCCTGTTCAATCGGTTCAATCGAGGCGATTTTACCGTTGTGCATAAAGATGACCGTATCGGCCAAACGTTCAACCTCTTCCGGAGAATGCGAAATATACAAAATAGGAATATCCAATTCATCACGCAATCGCTCCAAATACGGCATAATCGCACGTTTGGCAAACAGATCCAAAGCGGCCATCGGCTCATCCAACATCAATATTTTAGGTTGTGATAATAAGGTACGGCCAATCGCGACACGTTGGCGTTCACCGCCAGACAAGGTGGTCACGTTACGGCCTAAAAGATGACTTAATCCCAGCCACTCAACCACTTGGGTAAATTCAATAAATCGCGGGTTTTTAGCACGTTTTAAACCGTAACGTAAGTTATCTTCAACATTCAAGTGGGCAAATAGGCTCGCCTCTTGAAACACATAACCCAAACCACGCTTGTGAATGGCCAATGATTTTCCGTTATGTAACCAGGCCTGGTCAGAAAAAATCACCTGGCCTGTTGCCTGGCTTTCAAAGCCGGCTAAACAACGTAAGAAAGTGGTTTTACCACTTCCCGAGTGACCAAAAATCGCAGTCACGCCGCTGGCAGGAATTTCAAAACTTCCGGTATCGAGGGTAAAATCACCGCGTTTTAGCTGGAGCTGTCCATGCAATAAAGAAGTTTGTAATAGAGGTTTTTTCATTACCTTACTCATCCGATTTTCACCTCCATACGACGGTTCACCCCATAAACAATGGTCAACACCACTAAACTCATCACCAACATGATAGCCGACAGCACATGCGCTTGAGTGTATTCCAGCGCATCAACGTGGTCGTAAATCGCAATGGAAGCCACTTGTGTCACGCCAGGAATATTACCGCCAATCATCAATATCACCCCAAACTCACCAACGGTATGGGCAAACGCCAAGGTAGCTGCCACTAAATAATGACGACGTGTTAAAGGTAACATCACGCTAAAAAAACGATCGATCGGTCCTGCGCCTAAAGTAGCCGCGACCTCATTCGGGCGTGAGCCAAGCTGTTCAAAACCATGCATGAGCGGCTGGATGGCAAAT belongs to Thiomicrorhabdus immobilis and includes:
- the mutM gene encoding bifunctional DNA-formamidopyrimidine glycosylase/DNA-(apurinic or apyrimidinic site) lyase encodes the protein MASPFKTRNDRTDMPELPEVETTRKGITPKANQQVIKAFIVRNASLRWPIDLTLKQKLPGLVIQSINRRGKYLLLKTELGTLLIHLGMSGNLRVLPENTPALKHDHVDIVLENGYLVRLNDPRRFGSVLWHSANEGSVEQHKLLAKLAPEPLSDEFNGQYFYEKTRNRKVAIKSLVMNSAVAVGAGNIYANESLFMSKIHPQTMASKLTEKQCELLVNNIKKVLEAAIEQGGTTLKDFMSPDGKPGYFVQKLNVYDQAGKPCPVCGTPIERIILNQRASYFCPKCQKT
- a CDS encoding cation-translocating P-type ATPase, encoding MDWFKEESQHVIDSLGSNAQNGLDDEQIIKVRNQFGLNQIIAQKSIPPLWRFILQFKNPLLIILMFGAFLSFITSHYIDTIAITIIILLNAIISFVQEYRAQKSIDALRQMAAPKTIALRNKQWQTIAASELVPGDIVRLDAGSIVPADLRLIETQQLKIDESALTGESEPVGKHTLAILQDNLPITDQLNMAFMSTAVTEGQGFGIVVGTGMQTEVGKIAHLMQIASTNLTPLQQRVHRLSKVLILAALIVVMIVVSIGLMHGMSWSVLMTTGISLAVAATPEGLMTILTIVLTLGATRMMQNKGLVRHLASVETLGSTSIICTDKTGTLTQNKMQVTQLWTGGLYFHLEGQGYEPIGQFLDHNLSPISHKDIRHLEHMVTLSVLCNEAEHIKKDGSHSIIGSPTEGAILVAAAKTGMTKEAALEQYTEVVNFPFDSKRKMMSVIVEDKQNQYWLIVKGAPDVMIENSEAVQLHDSLGDMLTDKPKVEAVVENFANQALRTLAIGYRKLQPSDLQQSHEELETNLTLAGIYGIIDPPRSEAIKAIDACHSAGIKVAMITGDHAITAKAIALKMGIITDENARVLEGKTLNQMSDEALFEEVENISVFARVTPEHKLRIVQALQKHNHVVAMTGDGVNDAPALRTADMGVAMGITGTGVSKESADLILLDDNFTTIVEAVKEGRRIYDNIRKFIRQDLTTNVGEVSALLFAFILISDEPLLTLAPLMILWINLISDGLPSLALGVDGAEDNVMKRLPRDKNESFFAGQLGQTILIRGLIMGGVTYGMFLYAINLGLEQPYAQTLAFMTLIFGQLVQVFDSRTITNIYHRNPFSNRHLLIAVAVSGLLSIMMVYTPFGNLLLGTMPLRAEHLGLAFLVGALPVLILSAINETFNIKWL
- the modC gene encoding molybdenum ABC transporter ATP-binding protein, coding for MSKVMKKPLLQTSLLHGQLQLKRGDFTLDTGSFEIPASGVTAIFGHSGSGKTTFLRCLAGFESQATGQVIFSDQAWLHNGKSLAIHKRGLGYVFQEASLFAHLNVEDNLRYGLKRAKNPRFIEFTQVVEWLGLSHLLGRNVTTLSGGERQRVAIGRTLLSQPKILMLDEPMAALDLFAKRAIMPYLERLRDELDIPILYISHSPEEVERLADTVIFMHNGKIASIEPIEQALNREDTPLYQGSEPRSVLSAEVVELFEEEGLARLKVGEAELYVPASDALADSGLNELGSNVRVVISAKQVSLMAEKPQQTSMLNHLPVTIEAIEEHNDYSYLIRLRVKSEPWPLIAQITKRSLKTLDLQVNQAWVAAIKSVSILN
- the modB gene encoding molybdate ABC transporter permease subunit is translated as MLEGIDLQPLWITLQVAFYTTVLLIVLGTPLALWLARVQGMKKAVFEAMVALPLVLPPTVLGFYLLVTIGPGGPIGELWASFGFAPLTFSMAGLVIGSFLYSLPFAIQPLMHGFEQLGSRPNEVAATLGAGPIDRFFSVMLPLTRRHYLVAATLAFAHTVGEFGVILMIGGNIPGVTQVASIAIYDHVDALEYTQAHVLSAIMLVMSLVVLTIVYGVNRRMEVKIG